AGAACTGTTAAGCTTTTCAGGAGAGCCATTtctattttctgaattttctgcaTGAATGTTTCAGAATTAGATGTTTCTCCTTCACATATTCAGGATTGTATATACAGAAGGCAATAGATAAATCTATCCAAATTTTAGCAAGTTCTTCACTATGGTTCCCTAATGTTTCTTTCAAATTGTTGTTCCTTGTTCTTCAGAACCTTGTCATGTAATGAATTTTAGAGACAGATGTCTGCTCACTTACCACTGGTAGCTTCAAAAATTTTGGTGGTTAATTGAATTCTGTTGCTAGTATCTTCCTATGACAAAGTGAAGAAGAAACATGGAGTGCAAAGAATGAAATGGAATGATGAGAAGAAGGCTAGGCATTTCCATAGTGCATaggttttttatttgaatcgCTTAGTGGCAGGATAATCTAAACACACTCACAACACGAGTTGGAGCATTTGAAACTTTGGTTTCAGCATCTTAGGAGCTATGAAGCTTAATGGAAAAAAAGGGTTCTATTTTGCAAATGGTTAGCTGGTGTTAACTGAAGGAAGAAATAGATGTGTACTAGATGATTGTGCCTTTCATTCTCCAAGCTGCATGGCCGTTTAATTTCCTGCTTAGCatatttaagtgtaataaGCTTCTTATTGATGAATGTCTGTTCACATTGATGGTGGCATCTAATGAATTTAGATTCAGTTTATGCTTTCTAGTCATCATCCACGTGATCAAAtagaaattgcatttaatgTTTTCTATCATTGCAAGGCTGCCACTTCGCCTTGTGGTATTTTGGCACATGTAAGAATTCGGGCTTGTCCACACTGCGGGACTAGCATACGCatttcattgaaatttaattctttatgcACTGTGATGAAAGATGCTGTTTGGCCTATTATTTAAGGTTGTTTCTTCTAGTAactgttatatttttgatcttgTTTTTCCAATTCTTTGGCAGGTTCAGCTGACAGAACTGTTAAATTCTGGGATCTTGAAACTTTTGAGCTAATTGGTTCAACTGGACCCGAGGTTTTGCTTTTATATGCCATGGATTCCTCTTGCCATTGTGCTTTGCTgcttaattatctttttctgaCTGTACTTCCTGGCTGTTGCCTTCTGTTTTTGAGCCTGGGTGTCATAATTGTTGACTAAGTTTGGATTAACTATTGTTCAATTGTTCCAAATGCAGTCAACAGGAGTGCGTTGTATGACCTTTAATCCTGATGGAAGAACCCTGCTTTGTGGCCTGCATGAGAATTTGAAAGTATGctctataaaattttagttgttgatGAGGTAATATGGTAACCACTATAAACCATctgattattctttttaaatttttttgtcataggTTTTCTCATGGGAACCAATCAGAAGTCATGATACTGTAGATGTGGGGTGGTCTAAATTATCGGACATGAATGTTCATGAAGGAAAGCTTCTTGGATGTTCTTACAATCAAAGTTGTGTTGGAGTTTGGGTTGTAGACATTTCGGTATAACTCACTTTCATAGTATCTATTATCCATGCAACTTTAACCTTTTCCTGTTTGATATCCATACTCATGAATCTTCTGCTACATTGGGATGTTGCCAGCGCATTGAACCATATGCAATGGGCAGTACTGCTCGATTAAATGGTGACTCGGATTCAAAATCTAATTCTGGTGGTTCAACTGTATTAACAGAAGATAATGTAAAGGCCAATTTGGGTAGGCTTTCCATTTCACATAATTCTGATTCTGTGAAAGAAACAAGATCATTCACGAGGCTCTCTGTCCAGCAGAATTCAGATCTTAATAAGGATTCTAAATCAGTTTCATGTAAGCTAAtctttgacttttttttttttttatcttaatttgtggtcaaaataataacttttcTGCATGACTCTCACACCGCGTTAACAGTCTTATTTGAGTTTCATCTCCTTTTGTCGATCATTTACTTCTACCTGTATTTAACTTTGAAGTTCTATTAAATGTTCTTCTTGAATATGCTGATTGAAGCTACTGCCAGTACTCCGTGCACTCCTCAAAGGTCAAATTTCAGTGGTGTTCCAAAAGCAACTCAAATTAATTCAGCAGCAGTTGCCAATGCAACAAACCCAAAGCGACAAGCTGCAAAAGTCCAACCAACAGCGAGTATATCTGTATTCAACAGATCTGATGTAATTCCAGTTGTTGTGCCTAGAAATAGTCAAAGGCTAGAGCAGGCTTCTGAATCCAGGAAAGAAGATGCTCCAGTAAAAACAGTACCTCTATCTTACCAGTCAAAAACATCTGAGCTGCGTAAATTTGTGAATGCCAGAGATGATTTGGAGAGGCCGGTTGTTTCTGCTCAATCTGATAATGAGCTCCCGAAGGCTACTGATTTCAGTGTACCAGATAGGATTATTGGTACTTCAGTTAAGAGCTCAGTTAGTGGAGTTGCCGCAGCTGAGAGAAAATCCAAAGATGATAAACCTATGATTTCGAGAAAAGTTGATACAAATGCAACTATTGACGCCCTAGCCAGATACCAGCGTGAGAGTTGTACGTATACTTCTCTTAAATGCACTTCTGTCACATTGCAGTCGTATTCACGTGTATTTGCCACATGCTTGTCCTCTTGCAAAGCATGCTTTTTGTGTCACTCGCGGTCCTATGGCTAGGATTCTAGTGCACCTTCTTTTTGATGTTGACTTGAAACTAATGCCGTGTGTACTTTTCATGTACCCATCCCTTATACTTGTGATCTAAATTTGAATACATCATACATCAGTGGTTCTCAGCAACATGTTGTCTCGTCCATTCTCCTCCCTCCCATTCGTCTTTCTGTTCTAGTTGTTCTAGTTCACTCATGGACTagaaactaatttattttatcgtaGTTTCTGTTTGGATCTCTTCATAACTAGGAGGAAGGAGGTAGGCAACGTAGAGAACCTGTGGCCCATTTTTGAAAGCAGTCACTGAGAACTGTTATTTCCTCTCTAATATATGCTGTTTCTGGGTACTTGTGAGGCACTGAGATGATGGGTGATCTCATCATGAACTAGCTTTCTATTTCATCTTTAACTCTTGGTGGTTCGAACATATACCACAGAAAACCTGCTTGCTGAAGACTGAATGATGCTGGCAGGTAAAGGTGCTTGGCGGTCATATCACTGCTCTTCTGTTGTAGTTTGAACTCTGAAGAGACCTAGATTTGTTGGCGCTATTGGCTATGGACTGTTTAGGACAATTGATATTTAGTTTTGAGTAAACTTTCTATTCAATCttcttttgatgaaaatatgttatattattaacttatattaCATAAAGTAAGTAATTATATACAGTAATTAGAAGAGctaaatgtttaaaattacaagGCAATTGCGAATAAGAAGTGGTAGGCATCCTGTGGTTGGTAATGAGTGAGAAATCAAATCAGGCAAGAATAATGACAGATCAAACTGGAACTCTATGGCACTCTTCCATTTTATGAAGAGTATAGGTGATCATGCCTTATCATCTGGGTTCCTTTTTGGATCTGCTGAACTTATCTTATTGActtgttattttttagtttaatatatttgggTGGTTTCTTTAGTTCCTGTGGTGGCTTTTTCCATACCTGTTTCACCATCAAGTTTACAATATCAGTAGCAATTTGAGGTCATAAGTCAGCTTATATCTGTAAATATGACAATTGTGATAGAATGAGTTTGCACTGTATTTCATTAaccaattttcttttgatcaCAGATGAACTTCGAGGGAATACCATGAATATGGATACATCTCATGTAGAAGGTCAAAAAGGAGGTACAGCTACACTATCTAGTGAGTGCTTTATTGAACAACTTGGTGTTTGGTACAGCTGCTACTGCACTTTTAAATATACAGTTTCTGTAGCATTATGAACATGAACTCATTCTTGTTGATAAAATTAGGCCGAACCCATTCAATGGTCTCAAACTTTGAGCATAAAGGAAGAAATTCTTACCGTCCTGGTCTTGCTTCAAGCAATGTCTCTGGGAAATTAACTGCTGTAAGTACACTTCTAACTTGTTCTCTGGACGCATAACTTCTGTTTCATTCTCCTTTTcagtttttattaataaactttGGGGATTATCTAGAAGAAAATGTGATTTGATTAGCTCTACAAGCCTCTACTTTTTTTGGTCCCGAAGCAGTCCGCAAGTTCTGGACGTTTTACTCTCTGTGTAATCGGGTggtatgtttcccttttagaACTGAGATTGGGATGACCATCCATACCTCTCTTATAGAGTTGGACCAAAGTGCTTTCGGTTTGTGACTTCCTTTCAGATAAGTAAGATTATAATTGGAGTGAGTAAGATTATAATTGGAGGGAGACATTGGATTGCCgcatttttttatctttcacTTAGAGTTCTGAGCTAAGGGACATTTTTTTCACACTTCTAgctattgattaattaattgcttcAAGCTGATTTCAGTTTACCCTGGTTTTCTTTCACCTTTATGAGGCAATTGTTCAAAATTCACTACTTCATATCTGCAATGTTGCACCTTGGGTGGTGCTGGCACTTGCTGAAAAGTATAATTACTGTATCATCTTTGAAGCACTAGGTTTGGTATGTGAAATCTATGACTTGTAAGACATTCCCATACCAAAATGATTTTTACAGTAGTTCCTCCAGGAATTTGCTAGGCCATTTAGGTTCACTCCTGTTTACTGGCTTTTCAAATCTAGCTCCTACTATACTCTACAGGTAGATCTGGACACATGACTCATGGATCTAAATTTCTGTACATTTCTGTCTAGATGACGGAAAGGCTACCATTTTTGATTTGatggaaatgaaataaatgacagttctgaaattatttaatttccttCATGCTACTGtctgtttctttattttcctaTGCAACCTTTCAGCTATTCATGGAGCTTTTTACTTTTCCTAATTTTCCAGCGAAACTCttatttcatatttctctgatgtgtgtgtgtgtgtgtatagtcTTGGTATCAGATGctgttataaatattgtatccAATAACTGATAGTGTTACTCTAACGtctaataatatcatatatatttaattaatgcatttatagtttataattaaaaatcattccTACATATTTTATCTTACAGTAGGAATCGTGATTCAcataataactataatattataattggaatACGTGAAACATAATCATTATTGTTGATCaggaatataaaattatgactgaAATATTTAAACTGGATCTGCAATCTAATCtatgttctattttttatgatgatcTCGCATGTTTTTTTAGTCTTACAACTTCTTTTGATGTCTCCATATAAGTGATTTACATGGTCCTTATTCATGTCTACCATGACAGAGAAGCTATCCGTTAAGTGATGAAAATGAGTCAGTCTCTGCTAGTGATGAGGATACTATTGCTGACTTGATGGAACTGCATGATCAATTTGTCAGCTCAATGAAGTCTCGTTTAAACAAACTACAGGTATTTCATTGCATTGTTATATTATTCCTGGAATCCGTATCCGGATTATGCTGCTGCATTTCCATACAGGTTTCAAATGGAGAGCTGCTAACTCCTTTATATGTTGCTCTGTTCACACATCTCTTATACAATTCACCTGcttccattttgttgaggcagagagagaaagaaaaggaccTATCCAACTAAAGGCCTTCTGACTTTAACTGTATAGTGAGAGGACAATAATCTACATAACCACCCAGAACACTCAAAGACATTGCCCAACAGCAACTTGTTAAACAAGAAGAAACATCCAAGAGCCAACTCAAAGAAGTAACCAATACCCTCAGATAGAAAATCCATCCTGTTTTGAGTAgagtcttgtatatatatttgctaaCTATATTCATAAGCCATGTAAGGAGTACAAGTTGCTTGACTTGGTAGCTTTTCCCACAGAATGGACAACATAGCTGGATATGCTTACATGCGTTACAGACATGCAATCACAAGCAAACGGTGCAGCTGCATGGTTGTCATATATAGTCAAATAACTTCATAGGACCGCACCTTGCTCAATTGTATCTCCAATGACAACAATGTCACAGAACAATTCCTTGTAAACAGTAAGCTTGATCCTGTTTAGGATATGATTTAGGAAGTAAAGTAATTAGGTTGCCACAACATTAGGTGTCCTGTTCTGGTCACGGTATATCTGTAGATTTCCTTGGAAGAGGTGAAGTTACACAAGAGCAGAATGGTGCCCCGAACAAGTATTGGACTATGATTGTGCTGTCAGACAAAAATCAACTTGAGAGCTAGCATAAGTTCTTGTTATTTCCTCAGAAATGCTGTCAGAAGCAGCTGTTCCAACTATAGACAGTGTGCTCTCCAATTTTCCACCTGTGCTTTGTTATTAGCTGCCAGTTTGCCACCTCTGAATGTGATATTTCTTGAGTCAAAACCTATATTCAAGGATATTTGCCCAGCTTGGGCCTTGGGCACCAACCAACCATGAATAAGAGTGGGCAGGAAGAGGCAATCAGGATATAGGAAACGCGTTTTACTGTTGTGCGGATACTCTTCATGGTACAATGATGAGATCTAAACACACTGTCATTTTCTACATAGTTTCTCAGAGAGAAGGGAAACTATATAATCTAAGACATATGTACCCTAGGAAAAAAGTAATCCGAAGAAATCAGTTAAATTAGTAAAGAATTTCTAGTTGAAGTTCAGTGATTGACAGAAAAGAACTGCTGCtttatataatgtatttagcaaaataaatttgtgggCCTCATGAGCTAATAGCTTATTTCACATTGTTGCTTACAAGGTTGCAGGTTTTCTATGCCAATCAGCATGCTATTTTCTTCATTGGTTTGGTTGGCATGGGAACTAATCTGGAGGTTGTATAGTTGAGTCATTTATGGAAATAAGATGTTGGGAGCAATAAGCGAGTTAGTATTTGATCAAGTTATGTAATGCAGAACACCCGTAAAATCTGTACACTTGCCCTTTCTTTGactaattaatacataaaggATGGGGACCCAGAAATGATTCCCCACCATGGCACTGGCggttttttgttaaaaaaataagtttccTAGGATGACTGTAGCAGGTTATTACAGCTGGCAGAATAAATACTTTCTAGTCTAGTAACTCAAGTCTCTTTCTGTGCTTTATTTCCTGAAATGGCCTTCACTTTCTTGGATcaccttataaaaattacctCTCAAGTCTCAAAGATTCACCATAGTGCTATACTGCTATTTAGAAACTTGTCTTACTGAGACTGTTGTTTTTAGCAGTAGgactattaaataaatttttctatatattctttttactATTATCACTACTGCCGTTCTTCTTTCCATTTGCAGGTGGTCCTCAATTACTGGCAAAGACATGATATAAAGGGGGCCGTTAGTGCAATCAGCAAAATGGGAGATCATAGTGTgagtgttatatttttattcccAGAATGTAGGTAAAGAAGACTTGCTTCTTGTCTTACTGAGCAGTAGAAActtaaagataatatttttcttttttcgtcATACTGCAGGTGGCTGCTGATGTAATGAGCCTTTTGGCAGAAAGAATTGACATGGTCACCTTAGATATTTGTTCTTGTCTTTTGCCACTCCTCTCAGGACTTATTGAAAGTGATATGGATAGGTGAGTAGATCTACTGATCCTTCAGCACTTCTTTCATCTGCATCTCTTAAGTTTGTGCTTTTCATTCTGAACTTTGCGCTCTTGAAGGATACGTACATCAGTTGGTTGCTTAGCGAAGCAGGGTTATTGTTTGGTGAAAATActagaaataataaaagaaaataacatattttactgAAATGATATTGCGCATTAACCCCTTCTAGATTCTTTTTCGTGCATGTTTTCTGATATGAGTCCTGATAGCCCTGAGGAATATATTGTGCTTGGACATCCATTGTCGTGATAACAAAGTGGATGGGAGTTTCTGCAGACCAATAAAAGAACctattttagctattttaagGGTAGAAAACGAGCTTTGCTCACTGTTTTATATCGAGGAGAAAGTAggttatgaaaaaagaatcagGTAAGCAGAATATTTGATGCGACTGGGACATGCAGCTTTGAATTGTGGGTGTGGCTTCATCATCGCCACAGCTCTTCAATTACAACTTTTTCCATCCATCATAAGTTTGCTAGATATGGTATCATTTGCAGggttttatgtatatatacccTTTAAAAGGACTATTTTTTGTAACCCTTTGGTATGACTAAGTTTGACTCTTCTGCATAACAAGGGATGAGGTAAGAAGCCTATGCTTTTGAGGATCGAGTAATTGGTCCTCTGGGACTTTTGTTTAATCCACAAGTTCATGAATTTATCTTCATGCAGTTATCTTTCTGATTGGAAAGCAGTGACAGCTACAGATGGTCTATTGAtctgataatttttatctttaggCATCAAGATATTGCACTTGAAGTGCTACTAAAACTGGTCAGACTGTTTGGCTCTGTGATCTACTCTTCATTATCGGCGCCATCATCTGTTGGTGTAGATATTGAGGCAGAGCAAAGGTTTGGCTGTTTCTTTCCTTATAGTTGTCAGCAATTATACACTTACAATTACAATTGTTGTTACTAGTTACTACATCCTACTATTATCTTTAATTCTTATTCTTGTTACTATCTAATTATTGGAAGATCTGCTATCTCTTTCTGTTGTCTTCCAGGCTGGAGCGTTGCAACCTTTGCTACGTGGAGCTTGAGAAAGTGAAAGGCTGCCTGCCCGTCCTCTCGAGGTATGTGTTTCTAATGAAAATACTGGTTCTGCTTGGCCCAAATggccaatttttattttgctatttCATCTTGCAGAAGAGGTGGGTCTATTGCCAAGTCTGCACATGAGCTGAATCTGGCACTTCAGGAAGTTTCATGAGTAACTGATATTCCGCTATACTATGTGCACTATACACTGGAAGGTCACTGTGGTATTGCTAAGGACTGCAAATTTGGAATTTGAAGTGCTTACAATTGTTATGCTCCAAGGTGCTGGTCAACTGTGTAAATGCTTGCTCAGTGAAATTACTGACCGATTCTTTGTCTTAACTTAAACTTAGCCAGCGGACAGCCTGCCTACTGCCACCCAAGAGATACTGGCACAAGCCTGGTCGGTGGATGCTGATCCG
The window above is part of the Sesamum indicum cultivar Zhongzhi No. 13 linkage group LG2, S_indicum_v1.0, whole genome shotgun sequence genome. Proteins encoded here:
- the LOC105156145 gene encoding katanin p80 WD40 repeat-containing subunit B1 homolog isoform X2, whose translation is MTTTTKRAYKLQEFVAHSLSVNCLKIGRKSSRVLVTGGEDHKVNLWAIGKPNAILSLSGHSSGIDSVSFDSSEVLVAAGAASGTIKLWDLEEAKIIRTLTGHRSNCISLDFHPFGEFFASGSLDTNLKIWDIRRKGCIHTYKGHTRGVNAIRFTPDGRWVVSGGEDNTVKLWDLTAGKLLHDFKCHEGQIQCIDFHPHEFLLATGSADRTVKFWDLETFELIGSTGPESTGVRCMTFNPDGRTLLCGLHENLKVFSWEPIRSHDTVDVGWSKLSDMNVHEGKLLGCSYNQSCVGVWVVDISRIEPYAMGSTARLNGDSDSKSNSGGSTVLTEDNVKANLGRLSISHNSDSVKETRSFTRLSVQQNSDLNKDSKSVSSTASTPCTPQRSNFSGVPKATQINSAAVANATNPKRQAAKVQPTASISVFNRSDVIPVVVPRNSQRLEQASESRKEDAPVKTVPLSYQSKTSELRKFVNARDDLERPVVSAQSDNELPKATDFSVPDRIIGTSVKSSVSGVAAAERKSKDDKPMISRKVDTNATIDALARYQRESYELRGNTMNMDTSHVEGQKGGRTHSMVSNFEHKGRNSYRPGLASSNVSGKLTARSYPLSDENESVSASDEDTIADLMELHDQFVSSMKSRLNKLQVVLNYWQRHDIKGAVSAISKMGDHSVAADVMSLLAERIDMVTLDICSCLLPLLSGLIESDMDRHQDIALEVLLKLVRLFGSVIYSSLSAPSSVGVDIEAEQRLERCNLCYVELEKVKGCLPVLSRRGGSIAKSAHELNLALQEVS
- the LOC105156145 gene encoding katanin p80 WD40 repeat-containing subunit B1 homolog isoform X1, which codes for MTTTTKRAYKLQEFVAHSLSVNCLKIGRKSSRVLVTGGEDHKVNLWAIGKPNAILSLSGHSSGIDSVSFDSSEVLVAAGAASGTIKLWDLEEAKIIRTLTGHRSNCISLDFHPFGEFFASGSLDTNLKIWDIRRKGCIHTYKGHTRGVNAIRFTPDGRWVVSGGEDNTVKLWDLTAGKLLHDFKCHEGQIQCIDFHPHEFLLATGSADRTVKFWDLETFELIGSTGPESTGVRCMTFNPDGRTLLCGLHENLKVFSWEPIRSHDTVDVGWSKLSDMNVHEGKLLGCSYNQSCVGVWVVDISRIEPYAMGSTARLNGDSDSKSNSGGSTVLTEDNVKANLGRLSISHNSDSVKETRSFTRLSVQQNSDLNKDSKSVSSTASTPCTPQRSNFSGVPKATQINSAAVANATNPKRQAAKVQPTASISVFNRSDVIPVVVPRNSQRLEQASESRKEDAPVKTVPLSYQSKTSELRKFVNARDDLERPVVSAQSDNELPKATDFSVPDRIIGTSVKSSVSGVAAAERKSKDDKPMISRKVDTNATIDALARYQRESYELRGNTMNMDTSHVEGQKGGTATLSSRTHSMVSNFEHKGRNSYRPGLASSNVSGKLTARSYPLSDENESVSASDEDTIADLMELHDQFVSSMKSRLNKLQVVLNYWQRHDIKGAVSAISKMGDHSVAADVMSLLAERIDMVTLDICSCLLPLLSGLIESDMDRHQDIALEVLLKLVRLFGSVIYSSLSAPSSVGVDIEAEQRLERCNLCYVELEKVKGCLPVLSRRGGSIAKSAHELNLALQEVS